A genomic window from Canis aureus isolate CA01 chromosome 2, VMU_Caureus_v.1.0, whole genome shotgun sequence includes:
- the DOK7 gene encoding protein Dok-7 isoform X4 gives MTEAALVEGQVKLRDGKKWKTRWLVLRKPSPVADCLLMLAYKDKSERAKGLRERSSLTLEDICGLEPGLPYEGLAHTLAIICLSQAVMLGFDSREAMCAWDARIRYALGEGTSLQLSWGSGSCPTSGAMGLCPMDSSLKAGPGAGVFFLSSAEGEQISFLFDCIVRGISPTKGPFGLRPVLPDPSPGGPAAAEERVAQEALEALRLEKRLSLLSHAGRLGSGGDDRSLSSSSSEASHSDVSAGGRLTAWPEPSSSSASTSQEGPGLAAAQASAETVPGTSRPPPKPLRPRQLQEVGRQSSSDSGIATGSHSSYSGSFSSCAGSSLDVWRAGDEFGSLLSLPPAAGGCEPSLCACPPGTAEYQVPTALRHHYDTPRSLRQAPGDQTSAVQGSLDDGGAGDSGGQMSAGCPSGCLGARRRGQVAEGPGSEAPVETWEAGSPHAGPPPAFFSTCPACGGLKVNPPP, from the exons ACTGCCTGCTGATGCTGGCCTACAAGGACAAGTCGGAGCGAGCCAAGGGCCTCAGGGAGCGCAGCAGCCTGACGCTGGAGGACATCTGTGGCCTGGAGCCCGGCCTGCCCTACGAAGGCCTGGCCCACACGCTGGCCATCATCTGCCTGTCCCAGGCTGTCATGCTGGGCTTCGATAGCCGTGAGGCCATGTGCGCCTGGGATGCCCGGATCCGCTACGCGCTCGGCGAGG GGACATCCCTCCAGCTGTCATGGGGCAGTGGAAGCTGTCCGACCTCCGGCGCTATGGGGCTGTGCCCAATGGATTCATCTTTGAAGGCGGGACCAG GGGCCGGAGTCTTCTTCCTGTCCTCGGCCGAGGGAGAGCAGATCAGCTTCCTGTTCGACTGCATTGTCCGCGGCATCTCCCCGACCAAGGGCCCCTTCGGGCTGCGGCCGGTTCTCCCAG ACCCGAGCCCCGGGGGTCCTGCCGCTGCAGAGGAACGTGTGGCCCAGGAGGCCCTGGAGGCCCTGAGGCTGGAGAAGCGGCTCAGCCTCCTGTCGCACGCGGGTCGTCTGGGTAGCGGAG GGGATGACCGCAGCCTGTCCAGCTCTTCCTCAGAGGCCAGCCACTCGGATGTCAGCGCCGGTGGCCGCCTCACCGCATGGCCAGAGCCTTCCTCGTCCTCGGCCAGCACGTCGCAGGAGGGTCCAGGGCTGGCCGCCGCCCAGGCCTCTGCGGAGACCGTGCCGGGCACCTCCAGGCCGCCCCCCAAGCCGCTGCGGCCTCGGCAGCTGCAGGAGGTCGGCCGCCAGAGCTCATCGGACAGCGGCATCGCCACGGGCAGCCACTCCTCGTACTCGGGCAGCTTCTCCTCCTGCGCCGGCAGCAGCCTGGACGTGTGGCGCGCGGGCGACGAgttcggctccctgctcagcctgccgCCTGCGGCCGGGGGGTGCGAGCCCAGCCTGTGCGCCTGCCCGCCGGGGACAGCCGAGTACCAGGTGCCCACGGCCCTGCGGCACCATTATGACACGCCGCGCAGCCTGCGCCAGGCCCCCGGGGACCAGACCTCGGCTGTGCAGGGCAGCCTGGACGATGGTGGGGCCGGGGACTCGGGTGGCCAGATGTCCGCAGGGTGTCCCTCCGGCTGCCTGGGCGCGAGGCGGCGGGGACAGGTGGCGGAGGGCCCGGGCAGCGAGGCCCCTGTCGAGACCTGGGAGGCAGGCAGCCCCCATGCAGGgcctcctccagctttcttttccacCTGTCCGGCCTGTGGAGGACTCAAGGTAAACCCCCCTCCCTGA
- the DOK7 gene encoding protein Dok-7 isoform X6, with amino-acid sequence MGQWKLSDLRRYGAVPNGFIFEGGTRCGYWAGVFFLSSAEGEQISFLFDCIVRGISPTKGPFGLRPVLPDPSPGGPAAAEERVAQEALEALRLEKRLSLLSHAGRLGSGGDDRSLSSSSSEASHSDVSAGGRLTAWPEPSSSSASTSQEGPGLAAAQASAETVPGTSRPPPKPLRPRQLQEVGRQSSSDSGIATGSHSSYSGSFSSCAGSSLDVWRAGDEFGSLLSLPPAAGGCEPSLCACPPGTAEYQVPTALRHHYDTPRSLRQAPGDQTSAVQGSLDDGGAGDSGGQMSAGCPSGCLGARRRGQVAEGPGSEAPVETWEAGSPHAGPPPAFFSTCPACGGLKVNPPP; translated from the exons ATGGGGCAGTGGAAGCTGTCCGACCTCCGGCGCTATGGGGCTGTGCCCAATGGATTCATCTTTGAAGGCGGGACCAGGTGTGGGTACT GGGCCGGAGTCTTCTTCCTGTCCTCGGCCGAGGGAGAGCAGATCAGCTTCCTGTTCGACTGCATTGTCCGCGGCATCTCCCCGACCAAGGGCCCCTTCGGGCTGCGGCCGGTTCTCCCAG ACCCGAGCCCCGGGGGTCCTGCCGCTGCAGAGGAACGTGTGGCCCAGGAGGCCCTGGAGGCCCTGAGGCTGGAGAAGCGGCTCAGCCTCCTGTCGCACGCGGGTCGTCTGGGTAGCGGAG GGGATGACCGCAGCCTGTCCAGCTCTTCCTCAGAGGCCAGCCACTCGGATGTCAGCGCCGGTGGCCGCCTCACCGCATGGCCAGAGCCTTCCTCGTCCTCGGCCAGCACGTCGCAGGAGGGTCCAGGGCTGGCCGCCGCCCAGGCCTCTGCGGAGACCGTGCCGGGCACCTCCAGGCCGCCCCCCAAGCCGCTGCGGCCTCGGCAGCTGCAGGAGGTCGGCCGCCAGAGCTCATCGGACAGCGGCATCGCCACGGGCAGCCACTCCTCGTACTCGGGCAGCTTCTCCTCCTGCGCCGGCAGCAGCCTGGACGTGTGGCGCGCGGGCGACGAgttcggctccctgctcagcctgccgCCTGCGGCCGGGGGGTGCGAGCCCAGCCTGTGCGCCTGCCCGCCGGGGACAGCCGAGTACCAGGTGCCCACGGCCCTGCGGCACCATTATGACACGCCGCGCAGCCTGCGCCAGGCCCCCGGGGACCAGACCTCGGCTGTGCAGGGCAGCCTGGACGATGGTGGGGCCGGGGACTCGGGTGGCCAGATGTCCGCAGGGTGTCCCTCCGGCTGCCTGGGCGCGAGGCGGCGGGGACAGGTGGCGGAGGGCCCGGGCAGCGAGGCCCCTGTCGAGACCTGGGAGGCAGGCAGCCCCCATGCAGGgcctcctccagctttcttttccacCTGTCCGGCCTGTGGAGGACTCAAGGTAAACCCCCCTCCCTGA
- the DOK7 gene encoding protein Dok-7 isoform X5 gives MTEAALVEGQVKLRDGKKWKTRWLVLRKPSPVADCLLMLAYKDKSERAKGLRERSSLTLEDICGLEPGLPYEGLAHTLAIICLSQAVMLGFDSREAMCAWDARIRYALGEVHRFHVTVAPGTKLESGPATLHLCNDVLVVARDIPPAVMGQWKLSDLRRYGAVPNGFIFEGGTRCGYYPSPGGPAAAEERVAQEALEALRLEKRLSLLSHAGRLGSGGDDRSLSSSSSEASHSDVSAGGRLTAWPEPSSSSASTSQEGPGLAAAQASAETVPGTSRPPPKPLRPRQLQEVGRQSSSDSGIATGSHSSYSGSFSSCAGSSLDVWRAGDEFGSLLSLPPAAGGCEPSLCACPPGTAEYQVPTALRHHYDTPRSLRQAPGDQTSAVQGSLDDGGAGDSGGQMSAGCPSGCLGARRRGQVAEGPGSEAPVETWEAGSPHAGPPPAFFSTCPACGGLKVNPPP, from the exons ACTGCCTGCTGATGCTGGCCTACAAGGACAAGTCGGAGCGAGCCAAGGGCCTCAGGGAGCGCAGCAGCCTGACGCTGGAGGACATCTGTGGCCTGGAGCCCGGCCTGCCCTACGAAGGCCTGGCCCACACGCTGGCCATCATCTGCCTGTCCCAGGCTGTCATGCTGGGCTTCGATAGCCGTGAGGCCATGTGCGCCTGGGATGCCCGGATCCGCTACGCGCTCGGCGAGG tGCACAGGTTCCACGTGACAGTGGCGCCTGGCACCAAACTGGAAAGCGGCCCTGCCACGCTTCACCTCTGCAACGATGTCCTTGTCGTGGCCAGGGACATCCCTCCAGCTGTCATGGGGCAGTGGAAGCTGTCCGACCTCCGGCGCTATGGGGCTGTGCCCAATGGATTCATCTTTGAAGGCGGGACCAGGTGTGGGTACT ACCCGAGCCCCGGGGGTCCTGCCGCTGCAGAGGAACGTGTGGCCCAGGAGGCCCTGGAGGCCCTGAGGCTGGAGAAGCGGCTCAGCCTCCTGTCGCACGCGGGTCGTCTGGGTAGCGGAG GGGATGACCGCAGCCTGTCCAGCTCTTCCTCAGAGGCCAGCCACTCGGATGTCAGCGCCGGTGGCCGCCTCACCGCATGGCCAGAGCCTTCCTCGTCCTCGGCCAGCACGTCGCAGGAGGGTCCAGGGCTGGCCGCCGCCCAGGCCTCTGCGGAGACCGTGCCGGGCACCTCCAGGCCGCCCCCCAAGCCGCTGCGGCCTCGGCAGCTGCAGGAGGTCGGCCGCCAGAGCTCATCGGACAGCGGCATCGCCACGGGCAGCCACTCCTCGTACTCGGGCAGCTTCTCCTCCTGCGCCGGCAGCAGCCTGGACGTGTGGCGCGCGGGCGACGAgttcggctccctgctcagcctgccgCCTGCGGCCGGGGGGTGCGAGCCCAGCCTGTGCGCCTGCCCGCCGGGGACAGCCGAGTACCAGGTGCCCACGGCCCTGCGGCACCATTATGACACGCCGCGCAGCCTGCGCCAGGCCCCCGGGGACCAGACCTCGGCTGTGCAGGGCAGCCTGGACGATGGTGGGGCCGGGGACTCGGGTGGCCAGATGTCCGCAGGGTGTCCCTCCGGCTGCCTGGGCGCGAGGCGGCGGGGACAGGTGGCGGAGGGCCCGGGCAGCGAGGCCCCTGTCGAGACCTGGGAGGCAGGCAGCCCCCATGCAGGgcctcctccagctttcttttccacCTGTCCGGCCTGTGGAGGACTCAAGGTAAACCCCCCTCCCTGA
- the DOK7 gene encoding protein Dok-7 isoform X1 encodes MTEAALVEGQVKLRDGKKWKTRWLVLRKPSPVADCLLMLAYKDKSERAKGLRERSSLTLEDICGLEPGLPYEGLAHTLAIICLSQAVMLGFDSREAMCAWDARIRYALGEGTSLQLSWGSGSCPTSGAMGLCPMDSSLKAGPGVGTGSLRVPAFSIWWPLGPFCSGPAPWMLGPGRHGVWPPSAGAGVFFLSSAEGEQISFLFDCIVRGISPTKGPFGLRPVLPDPSPGGPAAAEERVAQEALEALRLEKRLSLLSHAGRLGSGGDDRSLSSSSSEASHSDVSAGGRLTAWPEPSSSSASTSQEGPGLAAAQASAETVPGTSRPPPKPLRPRQLQEVGRQSSSDSGIATGSHSSYSGSFSSCAGSSLDVWRAGDEFGSLLSLPPAAGGCEPSLCACPPGTAEYQVPTALRHHYDTPRSLRQAPGDQTSAVQGSLDDGGAGDSGGQMSAGCPSGCLGARRRGQVAEGPGSEAPVETWEAGSPHAGPPPAFFSTCPACGGLKVNPPP; translated from the exons ACTGCCTGCTGATGCTGGCCTACAAGGACAAGTCGGAGCGAGCCAAGGGCCTCAGGGAGCGCAGCAGCCTGACGCTGGAGGACATCTGTGGCCTGGAGCCCGGCCTGCCCTACGAAGGCCTGGCCCACACGCTGGCCATCATCTGCCTGTCCCAGGCTGTCATGCTGGGCTTCGATAGCCGTGAGGCCATGTGCGCCTGGGATGCCCGGATCCGCTACGCGCTCGGCGAGG GGACATCCCTCCAGCTGTCATGGGGCAGTGGAAGCTGTCCGACCTCCGGCGCTATGGGGCTGTGCCCAATGGATTCATCTTTGAAGGCGGGACCAGGTGTGGGTACT GGTTCGCTCCGGGTTCCCGCGTTCTCCATCTGGTGGCCCCTGGGCCCATTCTGCAGCGGTCCCGCCCCGTGGATGCTGGGGCCGGGCCGACACGGGGTCTGGCCTCCCTCTGCAGGGGCCGGAGTCTTCTTCCTGTCCTCGGCCGAGGGAGAGCAGATCAGCTTCCTGTTCGACTGCATTGTCCGCGGCATCTCCCCGACCAAGGGCCCCTTCGGGCTGCGGCCGGTTCTCCCAG ACCCGAGCCCCGGGGGTCCTGCCGCTGCAGAGGAACGTGTGGCCCAGGAGGCCCTGGAGGCCCTGAGGCTGGAGAAGCGGCTCAGCCTCCTGTCGCACGCGGGTCGTCTGGGTAGCGGAG GGGATGACCGCAGCCTGTCCAGCTCTTCCTCAGAGGCCAGCCACTCGGATGTCAGCGCCGGTGGCCGCCTCACCGCATGGCCAGAGCCTTCCTCGTCCTCGGCCAGCACGTCGCAGGAGGGTCCAGGGCTGGCCGCCGCCCAGGCCTCTGCGGAGACCGTGCCGGGCACCTCCAGGCCGCCCCCCAAGCCGCTGCGGCCTCGGCAGCTGCAGGAGGTCGGCCGCCAGAGCTCATCGGACAGCGGCATCGCCACGGGCAGCCACTCCTCGTACTCGGGCAGCTTCTCCTCCTGCGCCGGCAGCAGCCTGGACGTGTGGCGCGCGGGCGACGAgttcggctccctgctcagcctgccgCCTGCGGCCGGGGGGTGCGAGCCCAGCCTGTGCGCCTGCCCGCCGGGGACAGCCGAGTACCAGGTGCCCACGGCCCTGCGGCACCATTATGACACGCCGCGCAGCCTGCGCCAGGCCCCCGGGGACCAGACCTCGGCTGTGCAGGGCAGCCTGGACGATGGTGGGGCCGGGGACTCGGGTGGCCAGATGTCCGCAGGGTGTCCCTCCGGCTGCCTGGGCGCGAGGCGGCGGGGACAGGTGGCGGAGGGCCCGGGCAGCGAGGCCCCTGTCGAGACCTGGGAGGCAGGCAGCCCCCATGCAGGgcctcctccagctttcttttccacCTGTCCGGCCTGTGGAGGACTCAAGGTAAACCCCCCTCCCTGA
- the DOK7 gene encoding protein Dok-7 isoform X3 yields the protein MLAYKDKSERAKGLRERSSLTLEDICGLEPGLPYEGLAHTLAIICLSQAVMLGFDSREAMCAWDARIRYALGEGTSLQLSWGSGSCPTSGAMGLCPMDSSLKAGPGVGTGSLRVPAFSIWWPLGPFCSGPAPWMLGPGRHGVWPPSAGAGVFFLSSAEGEQISFLFDCIVRGISPTKGPFGLRPVLPDPSPGGPAAAEERVAQEALEALRLEKRLSLLSHAGRLGSGGDDRSLSSSSSEASHSDVSAGGRLTAWPEPSSSSASTSQEGPGLAAAQASAETVPGTSRPPPKPLRPRQLQEVGRQSSSDSGIATGSHSSYSGSFSSCAGSSLDVWRAGDEFGSLLSLPPAAGGCEPSLCACPPGTAEYQVPTALRHHYDTPRSLRQAPGDQTSAVQGSLDDGGAGDSGGQMSAGCPSGCLGARRRGQVAEGPGSEAPVETWEAGSPHAGPPPAFFSTCPACGGLKVNPPP from the exons ATGCTGGCCTACAAGGACAAGTCGGAGCGAGCCAAGGGCCTCAGGGAGCGCAGCAGCCTGACGCTGGAGGACATCTGTGGCCTGGAGCCCGGCCTGCCCTACGAAGGCCTGGCCCACACGCTGGCCATCATCTGCCTGTCCCAGGCTGTCATGCTGGGCTTCGATAGCCGTGAGGCCATGTGCGCCTGGGATGCCCGGATCCGCTACGCGCTCGGCGAGG GGACATCCCTCCAGCTGTCATGGGGCAGTGGAAGCTGTCCGACCTCCGGCGCTATGGGGCTGTGCCCAATGGATTCATCTTTGAAGGCGGGACCAGGTGTGGGTACT GGTTCGCTCCGGGTTCCCGCGTTCTCCATCTGGTGGCCCCTGGGCCCATTCTGCAGCGGTCCCGCCCCGTGGATGCTGGGGCCGGGCCGACACGGGGTCTGGCCTCCCTCTGCAGGGGCCGGAGTCTTCTTCCTGTCCTCGGCCGAGGGAGAGCAGATCAGCTTCCTGTTCGACTGCATTGTCCGCGGCATCTCCCCGACCAAGGGCCCCTTCGGGCTGCGGCCGGTTCTCCCAG ACCCGAGCCCCGGGGGTCCTGCCGCTGCAGAGGAACGTGTGGCCCAGGAGGCCCTGGAGGCCCTGAGGCTGGAGAAGCGGCTCAGCCTCCTGTCGCACGCGGGTCGTCTGGGTAGCGGAG GGGATGACCGCAGCCTGTCCAGCTCTTCCTCAGAGGCCAGCCACTCGGATGTCAGCGCCGGTGGCCGCCTCACCGCATGGCCAGAGCCTTCCTCGTCCTCGGCCAGCACGTCGCAGGAGGGTCCAGGGCTGGCCGCCGCCCAGGCCTCTGCGGAGACCGTGCCGGGCACCTCCAGGCCGCCCCCCAAGCCGCTGCGGCCTCGGCAGCTGCAGGAGGTCGGCCGCCAGAGCTCATCGGACAGCGGCATCGCCACGGGCAGCCACTCCTCGTACTCGGGCAGCTTCTCCTCCTGCGCCGGCAGCAGCCTGGACGTGTGGCGCGCGGGCGACGAgttcggctccctgctcagcctgccgCCTGCGGCCGGGGGGTGCGAGCCCAGCCTGTGCGCCTGCCCGCCGGGGACAGCCGAGTACCAGGTGCCCACGGCCCTGCGGCACCATTATGACACGCCGCGCAGCCTGCGCCAGGCCCCCGGGGACCAGACCTCGGCTGTGCAGGGCAGCCTGGACGATGGTGGGGCCGGGGACTCGGGTGGCCAGATGTCCGCAGGGTGTCCCTCCGGCTGCCTGGGCGCGAGGCGGCGGGGACAGGTGGCGGAGGGCCCGGGCAGCGAGGCCCCTGTCGAGACCTGGGAGGCAGGCAGCCCCCATGCAGGgcctcctccagctttcttttccacCTGTCCGGCCTGTGGAGGACTCAAGGTAAACCCCCCTCCCTGA
- the DOK7 gene encoding protein Dok-7 isoform X7: MGQWKLSDLRRYGAVPNGFIFEGGTRCGYYPSPGGPAAAEERVAQEALEALRLEKRLSLLSHAGRLGSGGDDRSLSSSSSEASHSDVSAGGRLTAWPEPSSSSASTSQEGPGLAAAQASAETVPGTSRPPPKPLRPRQLQEVGRQSSSDSGIATGSHSSYSGSFSSCAGSSLDVWRAGDEFGSLLSLPPAAGGCEPSLCACPPGTAEYQVPTALRHHYDTPRSLRQAPGDQTSAVQGSLDDGGAGDSGGQMSAGCPSGCLGARRRGQVAEGPGSEAPVETWEAGSPHAGPPPAFFSTCPACGGLKVNPPP; the protein is encoded by the exons ATGGGGCAGTGGAAGCTGTCCGACCTCCGGCGCTATGGGGCTGTGCCCAATGGATTCATCTTTGAAGGCGGGACCAGGTGTGGGTACT ACCCGAGCCCCGGGGGTCCTGCCGCTGCAGAGGAACGTGTGGCCCAGGAGGCCCTGGAGGCCCTGAGGCTGGAGAAGCGGCTCAGCCTCCTGTCGCACGCGGGTCGTCTGGGTAGCGGAG GGGATGACCGCAGCCTGTCCAGCTCTTCCTCAGAGGCCAGCCACTCGGATGTCAGCGCCGGTGGCCGCCTCACCGCATGGCCAGAGCCTTCCTCGTCCTCGGCCAGCACGTCGCAGGAGGGTCCAGGGCTGGCCGCCGCCCAGGCCTCTGCGGAGACCGTGCCGGGCACCTCCAGGCCGCCCCCCAAGCCGCTGCGGCCTCGGCAGCTGCAGGAGGTCGGCCGCCAGAGCTCATCGGACAGCGGCATCGCCACGGGCAGCCACTCCTCGTACTCGGGCAGCTTCTCCTCCTGCGCCGGCAGCAGCCTGGACGTGTGGCGCGCGGGCGACGAgttcggctccctgctcagcctgccgCCTGCGGCCGGGGGGTGCGAGCCCAGCCTGTGCGCCTGCCCGCCGGGGACAGCCGAGTACCAGGTGCCCACGGCCCTGCGGCACCATTATGACACGCCGCGCAGCCTGCGCCAGGCCCCCGGGGACCAGACCTCGGCTGTGCAGGGCAGCCTGGACGATGGTGGGGCCGGGGACTCGGGTGGCCAGATGTCCGCAGGGTGTCCCTCCGGCTGCCTGGGCGCGAGGCGGCGGGGACAGGTGGCGGAGGGCCCGGGCAGCGAGGCCCCTGTCGAGACCTGGGAGGCAGGCAGCCCCCATGCAGGgcctcctccagctttcttttccacCTGTCCGGCCTGTGGAGGACTCAAGGTAAACCCCCCTCCCTGA
- the DOK7 gene encoding protein Dok-7 isoform X2, giving the protein MTEAALVEGQWKTRWLVLRKPSPVADCLLMLAYKDKSERAKGLRERSSLTLEDICGLEPGLPYEGLAHTLAIICLSQAVMLGFDSREAMCAWDARIRYALGEGTSLQLSWGSGSCPTSGAMGLCPMDSSLKAGPGVGTGSLRVPAFSIWWPLGPFCSGPAPWMLGPGRHGVWPPSAGAGVFFLSSAEGEQISFLFDCIVRGISPTKGPFGLRPVLPDPSPGGPAAAEERVAQEALEALRLEKRLSLLSHAGRLGSGGDDRSLSSSSSEASHSDVSAGGRLTAWPEPSSSSASTSQEGPGLAAAQASAETVPGTSRPPPKPLRPRQLQEVGRQSSSDSGIATGSHSSYSGSFSSCAGSSLDVWRAGDEFGSLLSLPPAAGGCEPSLCACPPGTAEYQVPTALRHHYDTPRSLRQAPGDQTSAVQGSLDDGGAGDSGGQMSAGCPSGCLGARRRGQVAEGPGSEAPVETWEAGSPHAGPPPAFFSTCPACGGLKVNPPP; this is encoded by the exons ACTGCCTGCTGATGCTGGCCTACAAGGACAAGTCGGAGCGAGCCAAGGGCCTCAGGGAGCGCAGCAGCCTGACGCTGGAGGACATCTGTGGCCTGGAGCCCGGCCTGCCCTACGAAGGCCTGGCCCACACGCTGGCCATCATCTGCCTGTCCCAGGCTGTCATGCTGGGCTTCGATAGCCGTGAGGCCATGTGCGCCTGGGATGCCCGGATCCGCTACGCGCTCGGCGAGG GGACATCCCTCCAGCTGTCATGGGGCAGTGGAAGCTGTCCGACCTCCGGCGCTATGGGGCTGTGCCCAATGGATTCATCTTTGAAGGCGGGACCAGGTGTGGGTACT GGTTCGCTCCGGGTTCCCGCGTTCTCCATCTGGTGGCCCCTGGGCCCATTCTGCAGCGGTCCCGCCCCGTGGATGCTGGGGCCGGGCCGACACGGGGTCTGGCCTCCCTCTGCAGGGGCCGGAGTCTTCTTCCTGTCCTCGGCCGAGGGAGAGCAGATCAGCTTCCTGTTCGACTGCATTGTCCGCGGCATCTCCCCGACCAAGGGCCCCTTCGGGCTGCGGCCGGTTCTCCCAG ACCCGAGCCCCGGGGGTCCTGCCGCTGCAGAGGAACGTGTGGCCCAGGAGGCCCTGGAGGCCCTGAGGCTGGAGAAGCGGCTCAGCCTCCTGTCGCACGCGGGTCGTCTGGGTAGCGGAG GGGATGACCGCAGCCTGTCCAGCTCTTCCTCAGAGGCCAGCCACTCGGATGTCAGCGCCGGTGGCCGCCTCACCGCATGGCCAGAGCCTTCCTCGTCCTCGGCCAGCACGTCGCAGGAGGGTCCAGGGCTGGCCGCCGCCCAGGCCTCTGCGGAGACCGTGCCGGGCACCTCCAGGCCGCCCCCCAAGCCGCTGCGGCCTCGGCAGCTGCAGGAGGTCGGCCGCCAGAGCTCATCGGACAGCGGCATCGCCACGGGCAGCCACTCCTCGTACTCGGGCAGCTTCTCCTCCTGCGCCGGCAGCAGCCTGGACGTGTGGCGCGCGGGCGACGAgttcggctccctgctcagcctgccgCCTGCGGCCGGGGGGTGCGAGCCCAGCCTGTGCGCCTGCCCGCCGGGGACAGCCGAGTACCAGGTGCCCACGGCCCTGCGGCACCATTATGACACGCCGCGCAGCCTGCGCCAGGCCCCCGGGGACCAGACCTCGGCTGTGCAGGGCAGCCTGGACGATGGTGGGGCCGGGGACTCGGGTGGCCAGATGTCCGCAGGGTGTCCCTCCGGCTGCCTGGGCGCGAGGCGGCGGGGACAGGTGGCGGAGGGCCCGGGCAGCGAGGCCCCTGTCGAGACCTGGGAGGCAGGCAGCCCCCATGCAGGgcctcctccagctttcttttccacCTGTCCGGCCTGTGGAGGACTCAAGGTAAACCCCCCTCCCTGA